In the Peptoclostridium acidaminophilum DSM 3953 genome, one interval contains:
- a CDS encoding Eco57I restriction-modification methylase domain-containing protein: MVSAAEKENTEELAGALSEQIGQQSPAEVEAEDKTVILSRIFENSLSGSADESKGVVYTDEILAGFMARRAVIEYTGETSREDMLERIMGIRVLDPSCGCGAFMLAFFRELLRLHRVYDPEFEYKKACRWIFNNNLFAVDIDMRAVRISKLRAKIYTGLHDLDTNVSCADFLWEYAETDFDIIAGNPPYIGEKGNKQLFDSVKKSEFGNRYYEKGMDYFYYFIEKSIDLAGRGGIICFVTTSYWTMADCAAKLRDKISSTCRFRLVIDFNDFKLFSKATGQHNMIFIIEKELAQKSFKHVSVSTSKGKIEGLLSAIDAGDESLFETNVCKSDFIRDENGMFLFMDPKAREITDKINAQSELVLGDISSINQGIVSGADRVSPRNMKLLQNAAADSAEVVSEGDGIFVLRQHEIDKLGLNPGSGIIKPFYKSPNIRRYATDENKAPESDRLYIIYADKHTIIDEYADVRKHLSRFREILKARREAKSGAIPWYSLHWPRNQIMFEGEKIVSPQRAKRPTFGYNNCPWYASADVYYISDFRMDSRYILGILNSNLMHFWLHFRGKRKGCYLELYQKPLSRIPIKVAGEQAMSRICQYVQQLMDLDLREGESELSWRIQKAIDKEVYIIYGMSEADMDFIESKLSCN; encoded by the coding sequence ATGGTAAGTGCCGCAGAAAAGGAAAATACAGAGGAACTTGCAGGGGCGCTGTCCGAACAGATAGGCCAGCAGAGTCCAGCTGAAGTCGAAGCCGAGGACAAAACTGTAATTCTATCCCGGATTTTCGAGAACTCCTTGTCTGGCAGTGCTGATGAATCAAAAGGAGTAGTCTATACGGATGAGATACTTGCCGGATTCATGGCACGAAGGGCAGTGATTGAGTATACAGGAGAGACATCAAGGGAGGACATGCTCGAGAGGATAATGGGGATAAGAGTGCTTGATCCGTCGTGCGGCTGCGGGGCATTCATGCTTGCGTTTTTCAGGGAGCTTCTGAGGCTTCACAGGGTGTACGATCCTGAATTTGAGTATAAAAAAGCCTGCAGATGGATTTTCAACAATAACCTGTTTGCAGTTGACATTGACATGCGGGCTGTTCGAATATCAAAGCTGAGGGCAAAAATATATACGGGCCTGCATGACTTGGATACAAATGTCAGCTGCGCCGATTTCTTATGGGAATACGCTGAGACTGATTTTGACATAATAGCAGGAAATCCTCCATATATCGGAGAGAAGGGCAACAAGCAACTCTTTGACAGTGTCAAAAAGAGCGAGTTTGGAAATCGGTATTATGAAAAGGGAATGGATTATTTCTATTACTTCATAGAAAAGTCAATAGACCTGGCTGGTCGGGGCGGCATCATATGCTTTGTGACTACAAGCTATTGGACTATGGCCGACTGCGCCGCGAAGCTAAGAGACAAGATTTCAAGCACCTGCAGGTTCAGGCTTGTTATTGATTTCAACGATTTCAAGCTTTTCAGCAAGGCTACGGGACAGCACAACATGATATTCATAATTGAAAAAGAGCTTGCGCAGAAGAGTTTCAAGCATGTCAGCGTAAGCACCTCGAAAGGGAAGATAGAAGGGCTTTTAAGCGCGATAGACGCAGGCGATGAAAGCCTTTTCGAGACGAATGTGTGCAAGTCCGATTTTATAAGGGACGAAAACGGCATGTTTCTTTTCATGGATCCCAAGGCTAGAGAGATTACAGACAAAATAAATGCGCAGTCGGAACTCGTGCTGGGAGACATTTCAAGCATTAATCAGGGGATAGTATCCGGCGCGGACAGAGTCAGCCCAAGAAACATGAAGCTGCTTCAGAATGCGGCGGCAGATTCTGCAGAAGTTGTATCAGAAGGCGATGGTATATTCGTGCTGAGGCAGCATGAAATTGATAAGCTGGGCTTGAATCCAGGCAGCGGCATAATCAAACCGTTTTACAAATCTCCTAACATAAGAAGATACGCCACAGACGAGAATAAAGCGCCGGAATCTGATAGACTTTATATAATATATGCCGACAAGCATACGATAATAGACGAGTACGCGGATGTCAGGAAGCATCTTTCAAGGTTCAGGGAGATACTCAAAGCGAGAAGAGAGGCCAAAAGCGGCGCGATTCCTTGGTATAGCCTCCACTGGCCAAGGAATCAAATCATGTTCGAAGGCGAAAAGATAGTTTCTCCCCAGAGGGCCAAAAGGCCAACATTCGGCTACAACAATTGCCCGTGGTATGCCAGTGCCGATGTATACTACATCTCCGACTTCAGAATGGATTCAAGGTATATATTGGGGATACTCAACAGCAATCTGATGCATTTTTGGCTGCACTTTAGGGGAAAGCGAAAGGGCTGCTATCTTGAGCTTTATCAAAAGCCGCTCTCGCGTATCCCAATAAAGGTGGCAGGCGAGCAGGCAATGTCTAGAATATGCCAATATGTGCAGCAACTTATGGATTTGGACTTGCGAGAAGGCGAAAGTGAGCTTTCATGGCGCATTCAAAAGGCAATAGACAAAGAGGTATACATAATATACGGAATGTCTGAAGCTGATATGGATTTCATAGAAAGCAAATTAAGCTGTAACTAG
- the gatC gene encoding Asp-tRNA(Asn)/Glu-tRNA(Gln) amidotransferase subunit GatC, with product MIDKDVIAHIAHLSRLEIKDEEVQGYMEKINSILSYVENLQSVNTENVDITYNTNNSFNAFRDDAITLSMPREDVLMNAPDSEMGCFKVPKVLE from the coding sequence ATGATAGATAAGGATGTCATTGCCCACATAGCCCATCTCTCGAGACTAGAGATAAAGGATGAGGAAGTCCAGGGGTACATGGAAAAGATAAACAGCATACTTTCATACGTGGAAAATCTTCAAAGCGTCAATACTGAAAATGTAGACATAACTTACAATACAAACAACAGCTTCAACGCATTCAGAGATGATGCTATAACCTTGTCAATGCCAAGAGAAGACGTGCTTATGAATGCTCCTGACAGTGAAATGGGATGCTTCAAAGTGCCAAAAGTACTAGAATAA